One segment of Nostoc piscinale CENA21 DNA contains the following:
- a CDS encoding glycosyltransferase, whose product MVRQQKSKEAIVGQHSLSVGILVDLEWGLYAGGHVKCWERFAEAAIDFPHIDLTIYYLGHKPKEIAIAPNVRYRILPPMLGTNQIPFLHERSRNTDLAPYHLGLARQLRQHDVLHITSAFSFSRTAHWMAQRYKIPLVSSTHTDLGSFTRVYSQEIIRRILGWEWLVNLVWERWKLGERLEQQMMRRWHRLISDSDWVLLSKPEDFPVIQKFVSESRLSRLRRGIDKQRFHPQHRDRTLLQTTFGIPPEVPVLLFVGRVDESKRIMTLAQAACQLLDQGYALHVLIVGEGTAKAKVQQLLAPHITLPGVLPQERLSWIYASADMFVFPSDSEISPNVVLEAKSSGLPVFVAAHSGSVQFIQQPDIDGIVVADSSPRTWADALKPYLQDLRMRDDVSQAARQYIEQCHPSWREVFQEDLLPIWQKMKFLSHTKLGITSTGRRK is encoded by the coding sequence GTGGTAAGACAACAAAAGTCTAAAGAGGCAATTGTTGGACAACATTCCCTATCAGTTGGAATACTGGTTGATTTAGAGTGGGGATTGTATGCCGGCGGTCATGTGAAGTGTTGGGAACGATTTGCGGAAGCGGCAATTGATTTTCCCCATATAGACCTGACGATTTATTACCTGGGACATAAACCCAAAGAAATAGCGATCGCGCCGAATGTGCGTTACCGCATCTTGCCCCCGATGTTGGGAACTAACCAGATACCTTTTCTTCATGAACGTTCTCGAAATACCGACTTAGCGCCTTACCATCTAGGTTTAGCTCGGCAACTCCGACAGCACGATGTTTTACACATTACCAGTGCTTTTAGTTTTTCGCGCACAGCCCACTGGATGGCGCAACGGTACAAAATTCCTTTGGTATCTTCTACCCATACAGATTTAGGTAGTTTTACACGGGTTTACTCTCAAGAGATTATTCGCCGCATTTTGGGTTGGGAATGGTTAGTCAATCTCGTCTGGGAACGGTGGAAGTTAGGTGAGCGCCTCGAACAACAAATGATGCGGCGCTGGCACAGATTAATTAGCGATAGTGATTGGGTATTGCTTTCCAAACCAGAAGATTTCCCGGTGATTCAAAAATTCGTCTCAGAATCTCGCTTGTCTCGACTACGACGAGGGATAGATAAGCAGCGATTTCACCCCCAACACCGCGATCGCACTCTTTTACAAACTACCTTTGGCATCCCGCCGGAAGTACCTGTACTGTTGTTTGTCGGACGAGTAGACGAGAGTAAACGCATCATGACCCTAGCTCAAGCTGCCTGTCAGCTGCTAGACCAAGGATACGCTTTACACGTCTTGATTGTGGGTGAAGGAACGGCCAAAGCCAAGGTACAACAACTTTTAGCACCACATATCACTCTACCCGGAGTGTTACCCCAAGAAAGACTTTCTTGGATTTACGCTAGTGCAGATATGTTCGTCTTTCCCTCAGATAGTGAAATATCTCCGAACGTGGTGTTAGAAGCAAAATCATCAGGGCTACCTGTATTTGTAGCGGCTCATAGTGGCAGTGTACAGTTTATCCAACAACCTGATATAGATGGCATTGTGGTTGCCGATTCTAGTCCCCGAACTTGGGCAGATGCACTTAAACCTTATCTCCAAGATTTGCGGATGCGTGATGATGTTAGCCAAGCGGCTCGTCAATATATTGAACAGTGTCATCCTTCTTGGAGGGAAGTTTTTCAAGAGGATTTATTACCCATTTGGCAGAAAATGAAATTTCTCTCTCATACTAAGCTGGGTATAACTAGTACAGGTCGGCGGAAATAA
- a CDS encoding PEP-CTERM sorting domain-containing protein, which translates to MNRKSLAVFTAAFALMCSVITTKAEAFSITPDKNGLTFILDEEKNSLKAIRGLEVLDKKYDVNFITGNFEDLSPTNRGITTFYTNANHARQAGISLRQSLINFHNSSGNLVSKIEDIDGNLSHQWNIPFVFSDALGAGWWRGVIDNHNIGLFPIAPINASTFYFTELTYANFQPSTKASVPEPLNILGSLTAAGFGIAIKRKFVSMRQD; encoded by the coding sequence ATGAATCGAAAATCTCTTGCTGTTTTCACAGCAGCATTCGCACTGATGTGCAGTGTTATAACCACTAAAGCTGAAGCTTTTAGCATTACTCCTGATAAAAATGGACTAACATTTATTCTTGATGAAGAGAAAAATTCTTTAAAGGCTATTAGAGGCTTAGAAGTTTTAGACAAAAAGTATGATGTAAATTTTATTACTGGAAATTTTGAAGATTTATCACCGACAAACAGAGGAATTACAACTTTTTACACAAATGCGAATCATGCTCGTCAGGCTGGTATATCTCTTCGGCAAAGCTTAATTAATTTCCATAACTCATCAGGTAATTTAGTTTCAAAAATAGAAGATATTGACGGGAATTTATCTCATCAATGGAATATTCCCTTTGTTTTTAGTGATGCTCTTGGCGCAGGTTGGTGGCGTGGAGTAATTGATAATCATAATATTGGTTTATTTCCAATAGCACCAATTAATGCTTCAACTTTCTATTTTACCGAACTCACTTACGCCAACTTTCAGCCATCAACTAAAGCATCTGTACCGGAACCTCTAAATATTTTGGGTAGCTTGACTGCTGCTGGCTTTGGTATTGCCATCAAAAGAAAATTTGTCTCTATGCGCCAGGATTAA
- a CDS encoding B12-binding domain-containing radical SAM protein, whose product MTVQLKSFQNQIPVATDLASAPNPKKARYVPLHHRRILCIFPKYSRSFGTFHHAYPLMGNVRAFMPPQGILIVAAYLPQEWEVRFIDENLRPAKKSDYQWADVVIVSGMHIQKPQINQINQLAHQEGKITVLGGPSVSGCPEYYPDFDILHLGELGDASDRMIEYLDQHHQRPPQQIRFETKERLPLSEFPTPAYHLVNLNHYFLANVQFSSGCPYRCEFCDIPELYGRNPRMKTPEQVLAELDAMLESGNIGAVYFVDDNFVGDRRATMQLLPHLIDWQKRNGYPIQFACEATLNLAQSPKLLEMMREAYFCTVFCGIETPETEALHSISKVQNLSMPILEAVKVLNSYGMEVVSGIIIGLDTDTPETADRILEFIRLSQIPMLTINLLHALPRTPLWRRLEAEGRLVFDDSRESNVEFLMPYQQVVEMWRRCITEAYQPEFLYQRFAYNMEHTYPNRIAVPNSPARTSWANIRKGLTYLTNILLRVGVFGNYRQTFWQMAKPALKSGNIESLIHVGLVGHHLIQFAQDCAAHTESASFYSQKIRR is encoded by the coding sequence ATGACTGTGCAGTTAAAGTCTTTTCAGAACCAAATTCCTGTAGCGACTGATTTGGCATCTGCTCCTAACCCGAAAAAAGCTCGCTACGTTCCTTTACATCATCGACGCATTCTTTGTATCTTCCCCAAGTACAGTCGCTCTTTCGGCACGTTTCATCATGCTTATCCACTGATGGGTAATGTCCGGGCTTTTATGCCACCCCAGGGGATTTTGATTGTGGCTGCTTACTTACCACAAGAATGGGAAGTACGCTTTATTGATGAAAATTTGCGCCCCGCCAAAAAATCTGATTATCAATGGGCGGATGTGGTGATTGTCAGTGGAATGCACATCCAAAAACCGCAGATTAATCAAATTAATCAACTGGCGCATCAGGAAGGCAAAATTACTGTTTTGGGCGGCCCTTCGGTGTCTGGTTGTCCAGAATATTATCCTGACTTTGATATTTTACATTTGGGTGAACTAGGCGATGCGAGCGATCGCATGATTGAGTACCTCGACCAGCACCACCAACGCCCGCCACAACAAATTCGCTTTGAAACCAAGGAACGTTTACCCCTGAGTGAGTTTCCTACACCCGCTTATCATTTGGTGAATCTGAATCATTATTTTCTCGCTAATGTCCAGTTTTCTAGCGGTTGTCCTTATCGCTGTGAGTTTTGTGATATTCCTGAACTTTACGGTAGAAACCCACGGATGAAAACCCCAGAGCAAGTATTGGCGGAACTGGATGCCATGCTGGAATCTGGGAATATCGGCGCAGTATATTTTGTGGATGATAACTTTGTCGGCGATCGCCGCGCCACAATGCAGCTATTACCCCACTTAATTGACTGGCAAAAGCGCAATGGCTATCCGATTCAATTTGCCTGCGAAGCCACGCTGAACCTCGCGCAAAGTCCAAAACTCCTGGAGATGATGCGCGAAGCTTATTTTTGTACGGTATTTTGCGGTATCGAAACCCCAGAAACAGAGGCGCTGCACTCGATTTCTAAAGTGCAGAATCTCAGTATGCCAATTTTAGAAGCTGTTAAGGTTTTAAATAGCTATGGTATGGAGGTCGTCTCAGGCATCATCATCGGTTTAGATACAGATACACCAGAAACAGCAGACCGCATCCTCGAATTTATTCGGCTGTCACAAATTCCCATGTTGACAATTAACCTACTTCATGCTTTGCCCAGAACTCCTTTATGGCGGAGGTTAGAAGCCGAAGGGCGACTCGTGTTTGATGACAGCCGAGAATCAAATGTGGAGTTTTTGATGCCATATCAGCAAGTTGTGGAAATGTGGCGACGTTGTATCACCGAAGCCTATCAGCCAGAATTTTTATATCAGCGGTTTGCCTACAACATGGAACATACTTACCCCAACCGCATCGCTGTACCTAACAGTCCGGCGCGGACTTCCTGGGCAAATATTCGCAAAGGTTTAACTTATTTAACTAATATTTTGTTGCGTGTGGGTGTATTTGGTAACTATCGCCAAACTTTTTGGCAAATGGCTAAACCAGCACTCAAATCAGGAAATATAGAGTCCTTAATTCACGTTGGACTAGTGGGACATCATCTGATTCAGTTTGCCCAAGACTGTGCCGCACACACAGAATCAGCCTCGTTTTATTCCCAAAAAATCCGTCGTTAA
- a CDS encoding DUF6918 family protein, producing MGLSDQLLNSDKKAMVIDDCCKLLEAQISSKSGISGIALKTAFAALKGIKPGYIAYGVEQLLPECFNALDPMWAEGVQQGDPVTHLATNKSRTADAILSVTDTKFKSVKRQIVRGTYEKFRGSAKQHVEEAVPDFAQVINKYA from the coding sequence ATGGGACTGAGCGACCAACTTTTAAACTCAGACAAAAAAGCAATGGTTATAGATGACTGTTGCAAGTTGTTAGAAGCACAAATCAGTTCTAAGTCAGGAATTAGCGGTATTGCACTCAAAACTGCCTTTGCAGCACTGAAAGGAATTAAGCCAGGATATATCGCCTACGGTGTTGAGCAACTTTTACCAGAATGTTTTAATGCGCTTGATCCAATGTGGGCTGAAGGTGTACAACAAGGTGATCCAGTAACGCACTTAGCGACAAATAAATCTCGTACAGCAGATGCAATATTGAGCGTCACTGATACTAAGTTCAAGAGTGTAAAACGACAAATTGTGCGTGGAACCTATGAAAAATTCAGGGGTTCAGCCAAACAACATGTAGAGGAAGCAGTACCAGATTTTGCACAGGTAATTAATAAGTACGCTTAA
- a CDS encoding transglycosylase SLT domain-containing protein, which yields MLKQLKKNQVPIIIGAAVFAFSAGAMVSAPEIGKTVAQWLKINQTQSEELSEASKVKSAVFPLVAQSPVERAAKLEAIAKGSASADRNRARYLLASDLLETRDAQQALDLLTGLEKDYPVLAPYILLKQAQAQDLLGEQGKASDLRQKVLKVYPKAAAAAKALYLIGQPETQDRAIAQFPSHPLTWEIIHQRLQKNPNQPQLKLILAKYAYNQAGIVGILDQLVKQPNLKPADWETIGTAYWENTQFRKAAIAYTQAPKTAQTLYRIGRGLQIGGQSQEREKAIAAYKQLVQQFPKAEETGTALLRLADMAKTRKDAIPYLNQVIAQFPEQAATALATKAKIFAGLNDQKSAQQAWDLLLGKYGNSDEAAEYRWKIAIDKAKARDYVTAWEWAQPITTNNPTSILAPRAGFWVGKWAIKLGKQQEAKTAFEYVVSQFPQSYYAWRSANILGLNVGNFNNVRDLDPEVVPRQRPVPTAGSDTFKELYLLAQDRDAWLQWETEFLNKKQPTVAEQFTEGLMRLARGENLSGIDIISKLEDRETAEEKAQYQALSKQITYWQARYPFPYLKEIEKWSAERKLNPLLVTGLIRQESRFEAEIKSVAGAVGLMQVLPSTGQWIASKNNLNGKNFDLTVPNDNISLGTLYLDYTHQQYGNNSLLAIASYNAGPGNVSKWLQTLPKEDPDEFVEEIPFDETKNYVRQVFGNYWNYLRLYNPEISSIVAKYSKEHPKLPTQ from the coding sequence ATGCTGAAGCAACTTAAAAAAAACCAAGTTCCCATAATTATTGGCGCGGCAGTTTTTGCCTTTTCGGCTGGTGCAATGGTGTCAGCACCAGAGATTGGCAAAACAGTGGCTCAATGGCTGAAAATAAATCAAACTCAGTCAGAAGAACTATCAGAAGCCAGTAAAGTCAAATCGGCTGTGTTTCCATTGGTAGCGCAATCACCAGTGGAAAGAGCCGCAAAATTAGAAGCGATCGCCAAAGGCTCGGCTTCAGCAGACCGAAATCGCGCCCGCTATCTTTTAGCTAGTGATTTACTTGAAACCAGAGATGCCCAACAAGCCCTAGATTTATTGACGGGATTAGAAAAAGACTATCCTGTGTTAGCGCCCTACATCTTGCTCAAACAAGCCCAAGCACAGGATCTGTTAGGTGAACAAGGCAAAGCTTCTGATTTGCGCCAAAAAGTCCTAAAAGTCTACCCCAAAGCAGCGGCGGCGGCGAAAGCGTTGTATTTAATTGGTCAGCCAGAAACTCAAGATAGGGCGATCGCGCAATTTCCTTCCCATCCCCTCACCTGGGAAATTATTCACCAGCGATTGCAAAAAAATCCCAATCAGCCCCAGTTAAAATTAATTTTGGCGAAATATGCCTACAATCAGGCAGGAATTGTTGGCATCTTAGATCAATTGGTGAAACAGCCTAATCTCAAACCCGCCGATTGGGAGACTATCGGCACAGCTTATTGGGAAAATACGCAATTTCGCAAAGCCGCGATCGCTTATACTCAAGCACCAAAAACTGCTCAAACTCTCTACAGGATAGGACGCGGCTTACAAATAGGTGGCCAAAGCCAAGAAAGAGAAAAAGCGATCGCCGCCTACAAGCAATTAGTCCAGCAATTCCCCAAAGCCGAAGAAACGGGAACTGCATTGTTACGTTTGGCAGATATGGCCAAAACTCGCAAAGATGCCATACCATATCTCAATCAAGTCATCGCCCAATTTCCCGAACAAGCCGCCACCGCCCTAGCCACCAAAGCGAAAATTTTCGCAGGGCTGAACGATCAAAAATCAGCACAACAAGCCTGGGATTTACTACTGGGCAAGTATGGTAACTCGGATGAAGCGGCAGAATATCGCTGGAAAATTGCCATAGATAAAGCCAAAGCCAGAGATTACGTCACAGCTTGGGAATGGGCTCAACCAATTACCACCAATAACCCTACCAGCATTTTGGCTCCCAGAGCCGGTTTTTGGGTAGGGAAATGGGCGATTAAACTCGGCAAGCAACAAGAAGCCAAAACAGCCTTTGAGTATGTAGTTAGCCAGTTTCCGCAGTCTTATTATGCCTGGCGATCGGCTAATATTCTGGGACTGAATGTCGGCAACTTTAACAATGTACGCGACCTTGATCCGGAAGTTGTTCCGCGCCAGCGTCCAGTCCCAACAGCAGGTTCTGACACCTTTAAAGAATTGTATTTATTAGCTCAAGACCGTGATGCTTGGTTGCAATGGGAAACAGAATTTCTCAACAAAAAACAGCCCACAGTTGCAGAACAATTTACTGAAGGTTTGATGCGTCTAGCTAGGGGCGAAAATCTTTCAGGAATAGATATTATTTCTAAGTTGGAAGATAGAGAAACAGCTGAAGAAAAAGCACAATATCAAGCATTAAGTAAACAAATAACTTACTGGCAAGCCCGCTATCCATTTCCTTATCTCAAAGAAATTGAAAAATGGTCTGCCGAACGTAAACTCAATCCCTTACTAGTTACAGGATTAATTCGCCAAGAATCGCGGTTTGAGGCGGAAATTAAATCAGTTGCTGGCGCTGTTGGTCTGATGCAAGTGCTACCCAGCACAGGTCAATGGATCGCCTCAAAAAATAATTTGAATGGGAAAAACTTTGATTTAACAGTTCCCAATGACAACATTAGTTTGGGTACATTGTATTTAGATTATACTCATCAACAGTATGGGAATAATTCATTACTGGCGATAGCGAGTTACAATGCTGGCCCTGGTAATGTTTCTAAATGGCTGCAAACTTTACCAAAAGAAGACCCCGATGAATTTGTCGAAGAGATTCCCTTTGATGAAACCAAAAATTACGTCCGTCAAGTTTTTGGTAATTATTGGAATTATCTGCGACTTTACAACCCAGAAATTTCCAGCATAGTGGCAAAATACTCCAAGGAGCATCCAAAATTGCCAACTCAGTGA
- a CDS encoding eIF2A-related protein — MRLAPDFASWAATPIRFEMTTTQLQDFLRQETDSLFATVLPTQHQDNSETEQYSTLEQIWEHNDELHFAIQELRHRGITLEPELYASLEFVFGLDNYVSDRIQPALNHFQQSLKVWQQLALENRSEKSLSTIPNTWTTELDILSNHTSPLVRQGVLLYYLGLCYIRLAEQNQIENRRCWDESKAYLQQSCNVLELAQRFDIVAEFISQLAEVLEHLEEWSELQTVAQKSLELHQIYGSQIQLACDYGFLAQVALQQSRWMQASILAHVSLLKLGEAQRQGASHQYLFPLLLAQIYYLILAEAQQSLGDHKIANEYLEKAAKALPNALENSAHQYNAHRYIRLLRTLRSLYFAAGRYSEAYTIRQKRRSVEQQYGFRAFIGAGRLQPQRQATNPALMSPSGTSSVALEIAASGREGDINNLIGKISRADQKLMIIHGQSGVGKSSTVSAGLVPALQNRTVGDQIAVPVVIQVYTDWVREFGKALTAAMSHIQREEVIEVSTSDTHIPITTADILTKLTENANKHLITVLIFDQFEEFFFTYSKLAERQKFDRFLRDCLNISFVKIVFSIREDYLYRLLEFKNLAALEAIDYNILDKNIRYQLNNFSPEYAKVIIQKLTERSQMNLEPALIDALVEDLSADLGEVRPIELQVVGAQLQDERINTLAQYQPYRPNKLIERYIKELIKDCGPENERAALLVLYLLTDETNQRPFKTRAELTTEIAELEDAGKLELVLNILVSSGLVVLFPDVPERYQLIHDYLVDLIRYLQEQESSLQAKLDQLRRKVDQSEFEIERLKSELRQKKQQARFPESPPLQGLDLVTELRELRKREELSQLEIEQLRSVLKEKELTAQLAAAQEKQRLNEARLNRSLKVALSVAFLAIVGLSISIVSVLDSEIKTLSVSSEALFASQKGIDALKEGIKAGRKLEQALWVDPSTRQQVQTALYQAVFGVREVNRLESHTGGVNSAVFSRNRSLIVSGSADNTIKLWRTDGTLIKTLLGHDDIVNSVSFSPDGQIIASGSQDMTVRLWSREGKLLHTLKGHKAVVNSVSFSPDGQVIASASTDNTIKLWSRNGKLLRTLAGHQSSVLDVAWSPDNQTLASASADQTIKLWNREGKLLKTWPAHNDAVKSIAWSPDSKTLVSGSLDQTLKLWNLQGQLIRTFSGHTAEITSVSFSPDGHTIASASLDQTVKLWSPRGLLLGTLRGHNNWVNSVSFSSDSRTVISASRDKTVKLWRWDDVLLRNPNSDQADWITSISFSPDSRNIAAASRDSTVKILNSKGQIVRTFKGHKGQVWGVAWSKDGQNIASSSKDKTVKIWQLDGKLLHTFTGHQDTVLAVAWSPDGQIIASASKDKTVKLWSRDGKLLHTLTGHQDAVNWVDFSPDGKLLASASDDKTVMIWSRDGKPKTTLKGHNRPVNGVAWSSDGQTLASASIDSTVKIWSRDGKLLNDISGDGDSFISVSFSPDGKMLVAASEDKLKLWNRDGKLLIALKGDKEELTSVNFSPDGKTLAAGSGKGMLVFRTLADIKLENLLRRGCDLLHDYLQRNPKVSKSDRSLCFKQ, encoded by the coding sequence TTGCGGTTAGCACCAGATTTTGCGAGTTGGGCGGCGACACCAATTCGGTTTGAAATGACGACGACGCAATTACAAGATTTTTTACGTCAGGAAACAGACTCGTTATTTGCGACAGTTTTACCGACACAACATCAAGATAATTCAGAAACAGAGCAGTATTCAACCTTAGAGCAAATCTGGGAACATAACGATGAACTGCATTTTGCTATTCAGGAATTGCGTCATCGAGGAATTACGTTAGAACCCGAATTATACGCCAGTTTAGAATTTGTGTTTGGGTTGGATAATTATGTGAGCGATCGCATTCAACCAGCCTTAAATCATTTTCAACAAAGTTTAAAAGTTTGGCAACAGTTAGCATTAGAAAACCGTTCTGAAAAGTCCCTCTCTACAATTCCTAATACTTGGACTACGGAATTAGATATTCTCAGCAATCACACTTCGCCGTTAGTCCGCCAAGGTGTATTACTCTATTATTTGGGTTTGTGTTATATTCGTCTCGCTGAACAAAATCAAATTGAAAATCGCCGTTGTTGGGATGAATCGAAAGCTTATTTACAACAATCATGTAATGTTTTAGAGTTGGCGCAGCGATTTGATATTGTTGCTGAATTTATTAGTCAACTCGCTGAAGTTTTAGAACATTTAGAAGAGTGGTCAGAATTACAGACAGTAGCGCAAAAATCTTTAGAACTGCATCAAATTTATGGTAGTCAAATTCAACTGGCTTGTGATTATGGTTTTTTAGCCCAAGTTGCTTTGCAACAATCGCGGTGGATGCAGGCGAGTATTTTAGCCCATGTATCTTTATTAAAATTAGGAGAAGCTCAAAGACAAGGCGCTTCTCATCAATATTTATTTCCTTTATTACTAGCACAAATTTATTATTTAATTTTAGCCGAAGCCCAACAAAGTTTAGGCGACCATAAAATTGCAAATGAATATTTAGAGAAAGCTGCAAAAGCCCTCCCAAATGCGTTAGAAAATAGCGCCCATCAATATAACGCCCATCGTTATATTCGCTTATTGCGGACACTGCGATCGCTTTACTTTGCGGCTGGGCGATATTCAGAAGCTTATACTATCAGACAAAAACGGCGTTCTGTTGAACAACAATATGGCTTTCGGGCTTTTATTGGTGCGGGACGTTTACAACCCCAAAGACAAGCCACCAACCCCGCCTTGATGTCACCTTCGGGAACTAGCAGCGTCGCCTTAGAAATTGCTGCTTCCGGTCGAGAAGGCGATATTAATAACTTAATTGGCAAAATTAGTCGCGCTGACCAAAAATTAATGATCATTCACGGTCAGTCTGGTGTTGGTAAAAGTTCGACTGTCAGCGCCGGGTTAGTTCCAGCCTTACAAAATCGTACCGTCGGCGACCAAATTGCTGTACCTGTGGTAATTCAAGTTTACACAGATTGGGTGCGCGAATTTGGGAAAGCTTTAACGGCGGCTATGTCTCACATTCAGCGAGAGGAAGTGATAGAAGTCAGCACATCTGATACCCATATCCCCATCACTACCGCCGATATTTTGACCAAATTAACTGAAAATGCCAATAAACATTTAATTACAGTTTTAATTTTTGACCAATTTGAAGAATTTTTCTTTACTTATAGTAAGTTAGCAGAGAGGCAAAAATTTGATAGATTTTTGCGAGATTGTTTAAATATTTCCTTTGTTAAGATTGTCTTTTCCATCCGCGAAGATTATTTATATCGGTTGTTAGAATTTAAAAATCTTGCTGCCTTAGAAGCCATTGATTATAATATTCTTGATAAAAATATTCGATACCAATTGAATAATTTTTCGCCTGAATATGCCAAGGTAATTATTCAAAAATTAACCGAGCGATCGCAGATGAATTTAGAACCTGCATTAATCGATGCTTTGGTCGAAGATTTATCAGCCGATTTGGGCGAAGTCCGACCAATAGAATTACAAGTTGTCGGCGCACAACTCCAAGATGAGCGGATTAATACTTTAGCTCAATATCAACCATATCGCCCCAACAAACTGATTGAGCGTTATATTAAAGAATTAATCAAAGATTGCGGCCCCGAAAATGAACGAGCCGCGTTATTGGTTTTATATTTACTCACAGATGAAACCAATCAAAGACCTTTTAAAACTCGTGCCGAATTAACTACAGAAATTGCCGAATTAGAAGATGCAGGGAAATTAGAATTAGTCTTAAATATTTTAGTTAGTTCTGGTTTGGTTGTGTTATTTCCTGATGTGCCGGAACGCTATCAACTCATTCATGATTATTTAGTAGATTTAATTCGGTACTTGCAAGAACAAGAATCGAGTTTACAAGCCAAACTTGATCAGTTACGCCGCAAAGTTGATCAAAGTGAATTTGAAATTGAACGTCTCAAAAGTGAACTGCGCCAAAAAAAGCAACAAGCTAGATTTCCAGAATCTCCACCCCTGCAAGGATTAGATTTAGTCACAGAACTGCGAGAATTACGCAAGCGCGAAGAATTAAGTCAGTTAGAAATTGAACAATTAAGGTCGGTGCTGAAAGAAAAAGAACTCACAGCACAACTCGCAGCAGCCCAAGAAAAACAAAGGCTAAATGAAGCCAGATTAAATCGTTCTTTGAAAGTTGCTTTATCGGTAGCATTTTTAGCGATTGTTGGCTTATCAATTTCCATCGTTAGTGTTTTAGATAGCGAAATTAAAACTCTGAGTGTTTCTAGTGAAGCTTTGTTTGCATCCCAAAAAGGTATCGATGCGTTAAAAGAAGGAATCAAAGCCGGGAGAAAATTAGAACAAGCCCTGTGGGTAGACCCTTCAACCAGACAGCAAGTACAAACGGCTTTATATCAAGCAGTTTTCGGAGTCAGGGAGGTTAACAGGTTAGAAAGTCATACCGGAGGGGTGAATAGTGCTGTATTTAGCCGGAACCGCTCCTTAATTGTCTCTGGTAGCGCCGATAATACAATTAAACTCTGGCGGACTGATGGGACTTTAATCAAAACCCTGTTGGGACATGATGATATAGTCAACAGTGTTAGTTTTAGCCCCGATGGGCAAATCATCGCCTCTGGTAGTCAAGATATGACCGTGAGATTATGGAGTCGGGAAGGTAAATTACTCCACACCTTAAAAGGTCATAAGGCTGTAGTTAATAGCGTTAGTTTTAGTCCCGATGGCCAAGTTATCGCCTCAGCCAGCACCGACAACACCATAAAATTATGGAGTCGTAACGGTAAATTACTCCGCACCTTAGCCGGACATCAAAGTTCAGTTTTAGATGTTGCTTGGTCGCCCGATAATCAAACTCTCGCTTCTGCTAGTGCTGATCAAACTATCAAACTCTGGAACCGGGAAGGTAAATTACTGAAAACTTGGCCAGCACATAATGATGCGGTCAAAAGCATAGCTTGGTCGCCCGACAGTAAAACCCTTGTTTCTGGCAGTTTAGACCAAACACTTAAACTCTGGAATCTCCAAGGTCAACTCATCAGAACTTTTTCTGGTCATACAGCAGAAATCACCAGTGTCAGTTTTAGTCCCGATGGTCATACAATTGCCTCAGCTAGTCTTGATCAAACTGTGAAGTTGTGGAGTCCCAGAGGTTTGCTGTTGGGGACTCTCCGGGGTCATAACAATTGGGTAAATAGTGTGAGTTTTAGTTCTGATAGTCGGACTGTGATTTCCGCTAGTCGGGACAAAACTGTGAAACTTTGGCGCTGGGATGATGTGCTGTTACGTAACCCCAACAGTGACCAAGCCGACTGGATTACAAGTATCAGTTTTAGCCCTGATAGCCGCAATATCGCCGCCGCCAGTCGAGATTCCACTGTTAAAATCTTGAATAGTAAAGGGCAAATTGTACGCACCTTCAAAGGTCACAAAGGTCAAGTTTGGGGTGTGGCTTGGTCAAAAGATGGTCAAAATATTGCCTCAAGTAGTAAAGATAAAACTGTCAAGATTTGGCAGCTTGACGGCAAACTGCTGCATACTTTCACCGGACATCAAGATACAGTATTGGCAGTAGCTTGGTCGCCTGATGGTCAAATTATCGCCTCAGCGAGTAAAGATAAAACCGTCAAGTTGTGGAGTCGGGATGGCAAACTACTGCACACTTTAACAGGACATCAAGACGCGGTAAATTGGGTGGATTTTAGTCCTGATGGTAAATTATTAGCCTCAGCCAGCGACGATAAAACAGTGATGATTTGGAGTCGGGACGGCAAACCAAAAACAACGCTAAAAGGTCACAACCGTCCGGTTAATGGTGTGGCTTGGTCTAGTGATGGTCAAACTTTAGCTTCTGCTAGTATTGACAGCACAGTCAAAATTTGGAGCCGTGACGGTAAACTACTCAATGATATTTCGGGAGACGGTGATAGTTTCATTAGTGTGAGTTTTAGTCCCGATGGCAAAATGCTGGTAGCAGCCAGTGAAGATAAACTCAAACTCTGGAACCGCGATGGCAAATTACTAATTGCACTCAAAGGTGATAAAGAAGAATTAACGAGTGTGAATTTTAGCCCAGATGGTAAAACTCTAGCAGCAGGTAGCGGTAAAGGAATGTTAGTTTTTCGGACTTTAGCAGATATCAAACTCGAAAATTTGCTGAGACGGGGTTGCGATTTATTACATGATTATTTACAGAGGAATCCTAAAGTTAGTAAGAGCGATCGCAGTTTGTGTTTTAAACAGTAA